A single region of the Drosophila miranda strain MSH22 chromosome 2, D.miranda_PacBio2.1, whole genome shotgun sequence genome encodes:
- the LOC108157665 gene encoding nose resistant to fluoxetine protein 6-like: MVNVLSSLLVCGLVLVSAAQLKDDVLQDYQRLKRLRPLGVEFAQHFRNASLTDLDLFHPRIPSQEDLLCLADMAQFMQALTAGKLWALKMIDAWGSIPSGVLTGNAYHLGNFDECVKISEEITSSHSIHGKYCFLIVPAVSISLKIASCFPASCSAAHMDTFLEQLMQNLLNSSSTNIKFSEASCQTSESKPWDGMTIFTVVLLGLMGTIVGLCTLYDYFLCQDQSSVPAIVKICSARASSRAIFRIVDSKSNPNVISCLDGIRCMSLFWVVFSHEYIYSLISPNINTFNMISWVAEPFSSFILHGFFSVDSFFFIGGLLVATVALRSMDKSKGKLNVPLMYLHRIIRIVPILAIAILVYIKLTPIVSGGPYFKGGFHGTAACEKGWFWTLLFVQNYATRNICLDHTWYLAVDMQLYIISPLLLIALYKWGKKAAAGIAVLMLLLSSCLFATMMVNKYSLLFKNGTEGDAGRKLYSATHTHSAPWLIGFLFGYFLHLNRGKKFQLSRIVVWSGWVLSLAMIFTSIFALYPATQWSAPHLSTLKESLYYTLTRVGWPLALCWIVFACMQGHGGLADSFLSSPLWQPLSRLSYSVYIWHLFVQEVNNRSIRTNTYFSDYNLMLKFWSDFGITILMSYLLYVVIEAPFGGLDSLLRTRQPQAPSEQKQSSVDVQQDQLNAGSNLVESNVPKEEATETTPE, encoded by the exons ATGGTGAACGTTTTAAGCAGTCTACTTGTCTGCGGACTGGTACTTGTCAGTGCCGCACAACTGAAAGACGATGTCCTGCAGGATTACCAGCGTTTAAAAAGACTCCGCCCGCTGGGAGTCGAGTTTGCCCAACACTTCCGTAATGCATCTCTCACGGACTTGGATCTATTCCACCCCCGAATACCCAGTCAGGAGGATCTGTTGTGTCTCGCGGACATGGCGCAGTTCATGCAGGCGCTCACTGCTGGAAAATTATGGGCCCTTAAGA TGATCGATGCTTGGGGCTCCATTCCCTCTGGAGTGCTGACCGGCAATGCCTACCATCTGGGTAACTTCGATGAGTGTGTCAAGATCAGCGAGGAGATCACCAGTAGTCACAGCATACATGGAAAGTACTGTTTTCTCATTGTACCCGCCGTATCCATTTCGCTCAAGATCGCATCTTGCTTTCCGGCTTCCTGCTCTGCGGCACATATGGATACGTTTCTGGAGCAGTTAATGCAGAATTTGTTGAACTCAAGCAGCACAAATATAAAATTCAGCGAGGCCAGCTGTCAGACAAGTGAATCGAAACCTTGGGATGGAATGACCATTTTCACAGT TGTACTTCTTGGCTTGATGGGTACTATCGTGGGTCTATGCACGCTCTACGACTACTTTCTGTGCCAGGATCAGA GTAGTGTACCTGCGATTGTGAAGATTTGCTCTGCACGGGCCAGTTCTCGTGCCATTTTCCGCATTGTTGACAGCAAATCGAATCCGAATGTGATCAGTTGTCTTGATGGAATCCGCTGCATGTCCCTGTTCTGGGTTGTTTTTAGCCATGAATACATATATTCGCTAATTTCTCCAAATATAAATACCTTCAATATGATTTCG TGGGTCGCGGAACCCTTTTCCAGCTTTATTCTCCACGGATTTTTTTCGGTTGATTCCTTTTTCTTTATTGGTGGCCTACTTGTGGCTACGGTTGCTCTTCGCTCAATGGATAA ATCCAAAGGAAAACTGAATGTGCCGCTTATGTATCTGCATCGTATTATACGGATCGTGCCGATACTTGCAATAGCAATCCTAGTTTACATAAAGCTGACGCCCATTGTTTCTGGGGGACCTTATTTCAAAGGTGGATTCCATGGTACAGCCGCCTGTGAAAAGGGCTGGTTCTGGACGCTGCTGTTCGTGCAGAATTATGCTACAAGAAATATT TGCCTGGATCACACATGGTACTTGGCAGTGGATATGCAGCTTTATATAATCTCACCGCTTCTGCTGATTGCTCTGTATAAGTGGGGCAAAAAGGCAGCAGCTGGCATCGCGGTTCTTATGCTCCTACTCTCGTCCTGCCTCTTTGCCACGATGATGGTCAACAAATACTCATTGCTCTTCAA GAATGGAACGGAAGGAGATGCCGGTAGGAAACTGTATTCTGCCACACATACTCATTCGGCACCTTGGCTGATTGGATTTCTTTTTGGATATTTTCTTCACCTGAATCGTGGGAAGAAGTTCCAGTTAAGCCGGATTGTCGTATGGTCTGGATGGGTTCTTAGCCTGGCCATGATCTTCACCTCAATCTTTGCCCTGTACCCTGCGACCCAATGGAGTGCTCCACACCTGTCCACCCTCAAGGAGTCTCTGTACTACACGCTTACCCGAGTGGGCTGGCCCCTAGCCCTGTGTTGGATCGTCTTTGCCTGCATGCAGGGCCATGGCGGTCTGGCAGACAGTTTCCTATCCTCGCCATTGTGGCAGCCTCTCTCGAGACTCTCCTATTCCGTGTACATCTGGCACCTTTTCGTACAGGAAGTCAACAATAGAAGCATTCGTACTAATACTTATTTCTCGGACTACAATTTG ATGCTGAAATTTTGGTCTGACTTTGGGATCACTATTTTGATGTCGTATCTGCTTTACGTTGTCATTGAGGCTCCTTTTGGCGGACTCGATAGTCTTCTACGAACCCGGCAGCCCCAAGCTCCAAGCGAACAAAAGCAGTCCTCAGTTGATGTTCAGCAGGACCAGTTGAATGCCGGAAGTAATCTGGTTGAGTCCAACGTGCCTAAGGAAGAAGCCACAGAGACTACTCCAGAATAG
- the LOC108157666 gene encoding nose resistant to fluoxetine protein 6-like, whose product MVNVLCSLLVCGLVLVSAAQLKDGDVLQDYQRLTGLRSLGVEFAEHFRNASLTDLDLFHSRIPSQDDLLCLADMAQFMQALTAGKLWALKMIDAWGSIPSGLLYGNIVNFGNFDECIKISKEITSSHSINGKYCFLNVSFSFLPQYVSLLTNQLKIASCFPASCSAANMDAPLEQLMQKILNSSSINIQIREASCQTSESKPWDGMTIFTVVLLGFMGTIVGLCTLYDYFLCQDQSSIPVTVKIFSARASSRAIFRIVDSKSNPNVINCLDGIRCMSLFWVVLGHGVGYSAGNPNINTLPTVLWLEEPFSNFILYAYFSVDSFFFIGGLLVAMVVLRSMEKSKGKLNVPMMYLHRFIRITPILAVAILVYVNLITVVADGPLGYIEYRDKEACEKGWFWTLLFVQNYATSNACLGHAWYLAVDMQLYIISPLLLIALYKWGKKAAAGIVVLLLLVTTCLFVTMMVNNESMLAKNGNKGGDGVDVYGSTHTHAGPWLTGFLFGYFLHLNRGRKFQLSRIVVWSGWLLSLAMIFTSIFAMYPASKFRAPPLTMLEESLYYTLTRVGWPLALCWIVFACMQGHGGLADSFLSSPLWQPLSRLSYSVYIWHMFTLEVNSRILRTNTYFSNYNFMLSFWSVIGITILMSYVLYVIIEAPFGGLDSLLRTREPQAPSEQKQSSVDVQQDQLNDGRNLDEPEEPKEESTTTVSE is encoded by the exons ATGGTGAACGTATTATGCAGTCTGTTGGTCTGCGGACTGGTACTCGTAAGTGCCGCACAACTGAAAGACGGAGATGTCCTGCAAGATTACCAGCGGCTGACGGGGCTCCGCTCACTGGGAGTCGAGTTTGCCGAACACTTTCGAAATGCATCGCTCACGGACTTGGATCTATTCCACTCCCGAATACCCAGTCAGGACGATCTGTTGTGTCTCGCGGACATGGCGCAGTTCATGCAGGCTCTCACTGCTGGAAAATTATGGGCCCTTAAGA TGATCGATGCTTGGGGCTCCATTCCGTCGGGACTGCTGTATGGTAACATCGTCAATTTTGGCAATTTCGATGAATGCATCAAGATCAGCAAAGAGATCACCAGTAGTCACAGCATTAATGGAAAGTACTGCTTTCTCAACGTGTCCTTTAGTTTTCTGCCTCAATATGTTTCGTTACTAACGAACCAATTGAAGATCGCATCATGCTTTCCGGCTTCGTGCTCTGCGGCAAACATGGATGCGCCTTTGGAACAATTAATGCAGAAAATATTAAACTCAAGCAGCATAAACATACAAATTCGAGAGGCCAGCTGCCAGACAAGTGAATCGAAACCCTGGGATGGAATGACCATTTTCACAGT TGTGCTTCTCGGCTTCATGGGTACTATAGTGGGTCTATGCACGCTCTACGACTACTTTCTGTGCCAGGATCAGA GTAGTATCCCTGTGACTGTGAAAATTTTCTCGGCACGGGCCAGTTCTCGTGCCATTTTCCGCATTGTCGACAGCAAATCGAATCCGAATGTGATCAATTGTCTTGATGGAATCCGCTGCATGTCCCTGTTCTGGGTGGTTCTTGGACATGGAGTCGGATATTCTGCAGGCAATCCGAATATAAATACCCTACCCACAGTGTTG TGGCTCGAAGAACCATTTTCCAACTTTATTCTGTACGCATATTTCTCGGTGGATTCATTTTTTTTCATTGGTGGTCTGCTAGTTGCAATGGTTGTCCTTCGATCAATGGAGAA ATCCAAGGGAAAGCTGAATGTGCCAATGATGTATCTTCACCGCTTCATACGTATTACCCCTATCTTGGCAGTGGCCATTCTTGTCTACGTGAATCTGATTACTGTTGTCGCCGACGGACCGCTCGGCTATATAGAGTACCGTGACAAAGAAGCCTGTGAAAAGGGCTGGTTCTGGACGCTGCTGTTCGTGCAGAATTATGCAACAAGCAATGCT TGCCTAGGTCATGCCTGGTACTTGGCAGTGGATATGCAACTATACATAATCTCTCCGCTTCTGCTGATTGCTCTGTATAAATGGGGCAAAAAGGCAGCTGCTGGCATTGTAGTGCTGTTGCTTCTAGTCACGACCTGCCTCTTTGTCACGATGATGGTCAACAATGAATCAATGCTCGCGAA GAATGGAAATAAAGGAGGTGATGGTGTGGATGTCTATGGATCCACACACACGCATGCTGGTCCATGGCTGACTGGATTTCTCTTCGGGTACTTCTTGCACCTGAATCGTGGAAGGAAGTTCCAGCTAAGCCGGATTGTCGTGTGGTCTGGATGGCTGCTTAGCCTGGCCATGATTTTCACCTCAATCTTTGCCATGTATCCCGCATCCAAGTTTAGGGCTCCTCCTCTCACCATGCTCGAGGAGTCTCTCTACTACACGCTTACCCGGGTGGGCTGGCCCCTAGCGCTGTGTTGGATCGTCTTTGCCTGCATGCAGGGCCATGGCGGTCTGGCAGACAGTTTCCTATCCTCGCCATTGTGGCAGCCTCTCTCGAGACTCTCCTATTCCGTGTACATCTGGCATATGTTCACTCTGGAAGTAAACAGCAGAATTCTACGGACCAATACATATTTTTCGAACTACAACTTT ATGCTTAGTTTCTGGTCTGTCATTGGGATCACTATTTTGATGTCGTATGTGCTTTATGTTATCATTGAGGCTCCTTTTGGCGGACTCGATAGTCTTCTACGAACCCGGGAGCCCCAAGCTCCAAGCGAACAAAAGCAGTCGTCAGTCGATGTCCAGCAGGATCAGTTGAATGACGGAAGGAATCTGGATGAACCTGAAGAGCCTAAGGAAGAATCCACAACGACTGTTTCAGAATAG